One window from the genome of [Mycobacterium] stephanolepidis encodes:
- a CDS encoding MMPL/RND family transporter, translated as MSAHSAQKPRFAKAIRKYSILVVLAWLAFTIVINTVVPQLEPVTDANQGPLVPLDAPSSKALIHIGESFKESNSNSLAMVILEGDHKLNDADHKFYDVLASKLENDKKHVQYVMNLWGQGTTAAGVQSSDGQAAYTLVRVAGDQGSTVSDESIRAVRELVAEVQPPNGVKVYVSGSAPLSTDMLQVGNQSMIRLMYVTIVIITVMLLIVYRSVATALLTLLIVMVELSCGRGVVAFLAYHKLIGISVFASNILVSLILGAGTDYAIFLIGRYQEARHAGEDRETAYYSAVRGVSHVILGSGLAIAGATFCLQFTRLNYFNTMGLPCAAATLVAVAASLTFGPAVLALGSRFGVFEPKVKASAGIWRKVGTVTVRWPGRILVVSSVVVMIGSITLPSYRPNYNDRIYIADDVAANQGYAAADRHFPVSKLNSDMLMIESDHDMRNSTDMIALDKVAREVFHTPGVAMIQSVTRPLGTPLEHSSFTYTMGTMGTKINELIPFLTDLTDRFTQMADITDRMAALMRQQQELTGQQADSAHISLKGAQELKDVTVSMRDTLANFDDQFRPLRNYFYWEPHCADIPMCWAMRSLFDMTGQVDSMTDAVDDSLKAAMIQDAVTPQLVQVIGKSAAELDNMRKVVLTEQSTMRPMLTQLNELGRQMMDLGHAFDSSKNDEFFYLPPEAFDNPYFQIDLKYFVSPDGKSARYMIYHDGEALSEEGIDHAQAYLPAAKEALKGTTLAGSRVYLGGAAATYWDIQDATKTDLLIAAIAAFALIFLVMLLITRSVVAALVIIGTVAFSYSGAFGLSVLVWQHFLGIPLSWLNLPITFIILVAVGSDYNLLLIARYLEESKAGLNTGLIRAVANSGKVVTTAGIVFATTMMAMLSSDLLSVGQLGSIIGLGLLLDTLIVRSFITPAIARLLGPLFWWPRIIRSRPAPAQYRETTVATH; from the coding sequence ATGAGCGCACACTCTGCCCAGAAACCGCGCTTCGCCAAGGCAATTCGTAAGTACTCGATACTCGTAGTGCTCGCCTGGTTGGCGTTCACCATCGTGATCAATACCGTGGTGCCGCAGCTCGAGCCGGTCACCGACGCGAATCAGGGCCCCTTGGTGCCGCTCGATGCGCCGTCCTCGAAAGCCTTGATTCACATCGGTGAATCGTTCAAGGAATCCAACAGCAACAGCCTGGCGATGGTCATCCTGGAGGGTGATCACAAGCTGAATGACGCCGACCACAAGTTCTACGACGTACTGGCAAGCAAGCTGGAAAACGATAAGAAGCACGTCCAATACGTCATGAATCTGTGGGGCCAGGGCACCACTGCCGCGGGCGTGCAGAGCTCCGACGGTCAGGCCGCCTACACGCTCGTGCGCGTCGCAGGTGACCAAGGTTCGACAGTCTCGGACGAATCGATCCGTGCCGTGCGCGAATTGGTCGCCGAAGTCCAGCCCCCCAACGGGGTCAAGGTCTACGTCTCCGGGTCCGCCCCGTTGTCAACCGACATGCTCCAGGTGGGCAACCAAAGCATGATCCGCCTGATGTACGTGACCATCGTCATCATCACGGTGATGCTGCTCATCGTCTATCGTTCCGTCGCAACGGCTTTGCTGACACTACTGATCGTGATGGTGGAACTGTCCTGCGGGCGAGGCGTTGTCGCCTTCCTCGCCTATCACAAGCTGATCGGCATCTCGGTGTTCGCGTCGAACATCCTGGTGTCGTTGATCCTGGGCGCCGGAACCGACTATGCAATCTTCCTGATCGGTAGGTACCAGGAGGCGCGTCACGCCGGCGAAGATCGCGAAACCGCCTATTACTCCGCGGTCAGAGGCGTCTCCCACGTCATCCTGGGCTCGGGCCTGGCCATTGCCGGCGCGACATTCTGCCTGCAATTCACCCGCCTCAACTACTTCAACACGATGGGCCTCCCCTGCGCGGCCGCGACTCTCGTGGCGGTCGCGGCATCCCTTACCTTCGGGCCCGCGGTGCTGGCACTCGGCAGCCGCTTTGGAGTATTCGAACCGAAAGTCAAAGCCAGCGCCGGCATTTGGCGCAAGGTGGGCACCGTGACCGTGCGGTGGCCCGGACGCATCCTCGTCGTGAGCAGTGTCGTGGTGATGATCGGTTCGATCACGCTTCCGTCGTATCGGCCCAACTACAACGACCGCATATACATAGCCGACGACGTGGCGGCGAACCAGGGATATGCGGCCGCCGACCGGCATTTCCCGGTGAGCAAGCTCAACAGCGACATGCTCATGATCGAATCCGACCACGACATGCGCAATTCCACGGACATGATCGCCTTGGACAAGGTGGCGCGAGAGGTGTTCCACACGCCTGGGGTCGCGATGATCCAGAGTGTCACCAGGCCGTTGGGCACACCACTGGAGCATTCGTCCTTCACCTACACGATGGGGACGATGGGAACCAAGATCAATGAGTTGATCCCGTTCCTTACCGATCTCACCGATCGGTTCACCCAGATGGCCGATATCACCGATCGCATGGCCGCGCTGATGCGCCAGCAGCAGGAACTGACCGGACAGCAGGCCGACTCGGCGCATATCTCGCTCAAGGGCGCACAGGAGTTGAAGGACGTCACCGTCAGCATGCGGGACACCCTGGCCAACTTCGATGATCAGTTCAGGCCGCTGCGGAACTACTTCTACTGGGAACCGCACTGCGCCGACATCCCCATGTGCTGGGCGATGAGATCGCTGTTCGATATGACCGGCCAGGTCGATTCGATGACCGATGCGGTCGATGACAGCCTCAAGGCCGCGATGATTCAGGACGCCGTCACGCCACAGCTGGTCCAGGTCATCGGCAAGAGCGCCGCCGAACTGGACAACATGCGCAAAGTGGTGCTCACCGAGCAGAGCACCATGCGACCGATGCTGACGCAGCTGAACGAGCTGGGCCGCCAGATGATGGATCTCGGGCACGCCTTCGACAGCTCCAAGAACGACGAGTTCTTCTACCTGCCGCCCGAAGCCTTCGACAATCCGTACTTCCAGATCGACCTGAAGTACTTCGTGTCACCGGACGGGAAGTCCGCGCGCTACATGATCTATCACGACGGTGAAGCGCTGAGCGAGGAAGGCATCGACCACGCACAGGCCTACCTGCCGGCAGCCAAGGAAGCGCTGAAGGGAACGACGCTGGCCGGTTCGCGGGTTTATCTGGGGGGTGCGGCCGCAACGTACTGGGATATCCAGGACGCCACCAAGACCGACCTCCTGATCGCGGCGATCGCGGCGTTCGCGCTGATCTTCCTGGTGATGCTGTTGATCACCCGCAGTGTGGTCGCGGCATTGGTCATCATCGGTACGGTGGCGTTCTCGTACTCCGGCGCCTTCGGCCTTTCGGTGCTGGTCTGGCAGCATTTCCTGGGCATACCGCTGAGCTGGTTGAACCTGCCCATCACCTTCATCATCCTGGTGGCCGTGGGATCTGACTACAACCTGTTACTGATCGCCCGCTATCTGGAGGAAAGCAAAGCCGGGTTGAACACAGGTTTGATCAGAGCGGTGGCGAACTCGGGCAAGGTGGTCACCACCGCGGGCATCGTGTTCGCAACGACGATGATGGCCATGCTCTCCAGCGACCTGTTGTCGGTCGGCCAGCTGGGGTCCATTATCGGGCTTGGCCTGCTGCTGGACACGCTCATCGTGCGATCGTTCATCACTCCCGCGATCGCCCGGCTGCTCGGTCCGCTGTTCTGGTGGCCGCGCATCATCCGTTCGCGTCCAGCACCTGCCCAGTACAGGGAAACGACTGTGGCCACTCATTGA
- a CDS encoding MmpS family transport accessory protein — translation MSVSRSRRVVSKIWLPAIAIVILLVAGLAIKFAHGVFGSQDRTHSPGGNFAVVQFNPKNIVYEVYGDYGGWARVSYWDTDNRPVDIELTGLPWTHTETTVLTTATGDITAQVAGRNVGCRITVDGLVRSEHTATGEHAGVWCQVLSA, via the coding sequence ATGAGCGTTTCCAGAAGCCGTCGTGTGGTCAGCAAGATCTGGTTACCCGCAATAGCGATCGTCATACTTCTCGTCGCCGGGTTGGCCATCAAATTCGCGCATGGGGTGTTCGGCTCGCAGGATCGAACCCACAGCCCTGGGGGCAACTTCGCCGTCGTCCAGTTCAATCCCAAGAACATCGTTTACGAGGTGTACGGCGACTACGGGGGCTGGGCACGGGTGAGCTATTGGGATACCGACAACAGACCCGTCGATATCGAACTCACCGGATTGCCCTGGACACACACCGAAACGACCGTCTTGACGACCGCGACCGGAGACATCACCGCGCAGGTCGCCGGTCGAAACGTGGGCTGCCGCATCACCGTTGACGGATTGGTGCGTTCGGAGCACACCGCGACCGGTGAGCACGCCGGTGTCTGGTGCCAGGTGCTTTCCGCATGA
- a CDS encoding MarR family winged helix-turn-helix transcriptional regulator, with protein MAVHESSITTRDWTLNRPELDTSPMEVIGSLKRASGLLARLLEPLYATAAIAEPEHDVLVVLRHRKGPVIARHVAEELGVSQAWVSRMLRKLEERGYVRREANANDRRAAIISMTDSGRSVVDELFPERLRIEAEALAGLGDERASVVAGLERLVATLKAYEG; from the coding sequence ATGGCTGTCCACGAGAGTTCGATCACCACCCGTGACTGGACGCTGAACAGGCCGGAGCTCGACACATCGCCGATGGAGGTCATCGGCTCGCTCAAGCGCGCGTCGGGATTGCTCGCCCGGTTGCTCGAGCCTCTCTATGCGACCGCGGCCATCGCCGAGCCCGAGCACGACGTTCTGGTGGTGCTCCGGCACCGCAAGGGGCCGGTGATCGCGCGCCATGTCGCTGAGGAGCTCGGTGTATCGCAAGCGTGGGTGAGCAGAATGCTGCGCAAGCTGGAAGAGCGTGGATACGTACGCCGGGAAGCCAACGCCAACGACCGCCGTGCCGCGATCATCAGCATGACCGACAGCGGGCGGTCGGTCGTGGACGAATTGTTCCCCGAGCGGCTGCGTATCGAAGCCGAGGCCCTGGCCGGACTCGGGGACGAGCGTGCCTCGGTCGTCGCGGGCCTGGAGCGACTCGTCGCGACCCTCAAGGCATACGAAGGTTAA